A DNA window from Daucus carota subsp. sativus chromosome 3, DH1 v3.0, whole genome shotgun sequence contains the following coding sequences:
- the LOC108214799 gene encoding uncharacterized protein LOC108214799 isoform X3 — protein MEDKPSSSSLFPVFTAPPPPTTTTTTTKQPPQWLSNTSFTTDISLINDAVSSHYATTTSLPIEHDDDDLESDEDNKHNQRPQYELVDSPASDYSSSEENKNLKKKKRKRKKQQSGVADADYKYGPSGRKSDKAWANSSSDKDYFFDSRGDRDNLAFGCIYRMDVARYKPHSSTFGNASHAKYHRNPKRRDFDADDDIDVLDSKLKSVGRYWSARYNAVERHKNFKRMRITAPEKCAMTFDNFIPLSDDTFCERSDGRTISKASVIEESWEDVVLRKTREFNKLTREYPHNEKGWLDFADFQDKVASMQPQKGARLQTLEKKVSILEKAVEVNPDNEDLLVCLLNAYRRRDSTDVLISRWEKLLVQHSGSWKLWKEFLQVVQGEFSRFKIPEMRRIYANAIRALSATRGKQHRQAYGGTIALSHDSAVIQQELNLVDLFVNLCRFEWQAGYQELATALFQAEIEYCLFCPSLLLSEQSKLRLFEYFWDSNGSRVGEDGALGWSTWLEKTEEQKQKVVNEESDEIDEGGWTGWSEPLLKTKEVDVNQEKIDENIAEVEESDELGEGEVEPEKDAATLLKMLGIDADADASDEVKNAATWIRWSQEEILRDTDQWMPLHPKTAAGDTHGDGITDGEIDEHFSRVILFEDISDYMFSLTSEEARLSLLYQFIDFYGGKISQWTSTNSSAWGEKILSLEVLPDIILDKLRRVHEVLTKAKSTPMSLSLECLLDGSGDTSMRTNMMKFLRNATLLCLSAFPKNHLLQEAVLVADELSNTRMGTLSSSVTPCRALAKTLLKKNRQDVLLCGVYARREAVFGNIDHARKVFDMALSSSEMVQPDCLSNTFLIYLWYAEVELANNSGSNSESGVRAMHILYSFGSGVKYIPFTCQPSSLQQLRARQGFRERIRTIRAMGAHVVTDDRFTALLCSAALFEELTAGWTAASEVYDQAFSMVLPKKSRR, from the exons ATGGAAGACAAACCCTCATCTTCTTCTTTATTCCCCGTATTCACCGCACCGCCCCctcccaccaccaccaccaccaccacaaaACAACCGCCGCAATGGCTTTCCAACACCAGCTTCACCACCGACATCTCCCTCATCAACGACGCCGTTTCTTCTCACTATGCCACCACAACTTCTCTCCCAATCGAACACGACGATGATGACCTCGAGAGCGATGAAGATAACAAACACAATCAGCGTCCACAGTACGAACTGGTGGACTCTCCCGCATCGGATTATAGCTCTTCCGAGGAGAATAagaatctgaagaagaagaaaaggaaacgGAAGAAGCAGCAATCTGGTGTGGCGGATGCGGATTATAAGTACGGACCTTCGGGGAGGAAGTCGGACAAGGCGTGGGCGAATTCGAGTAGTGATAAGGACTATTTCTTTGATTCTCGTGGCGATCGCGATAATTTAGCTTTCGGTTGTATCTACAG AATGGACGTTGCACGCTACAAACCTCACTCATCTACTTTTGGTAATGCAAGTCATGCAAAGTATCACCGGAATCCAAAAAGAAGGGACTTCGATGCAGACGATGATATAGATGTCTTGGATAGCAAACTTAAATCTGTAGGTCGTTATTGGTCTGCAAGGTACAATGCAGTAGAACGGCATAAGAATTTCAAGCGAATGCGCATAACTGCACCTGAAAAGTGTGCGATGACTTTCGATAATTTCATTCCATTGTCAGATGATACTTTTTGTGAACGTTCAGATGGTAGAACAATATCAAAAGCATCAGTAATTGAGGAGTCCTGGGAAGATGTTGTTTTACGCAAAACAAGGGAGTTCAATAAATTGACAAGAGAATATCCTCACAATGAGAAGGGTTGGCTGGATTTTGCAGATTTCCAAGACAAAGTTGCAAGTATGCAACCTCAAAAAGGTGCTCGGTTGCAGACCCTTGAAAAAAAAGTTAGTATACTGGAGAAGGCAGTTGAGGTTAATCCGGATAATGAAGATCTGCTGGTTTGTCTTTTAAATGCATATCGTAGAAGAGATAGCACTGATGTTTTAATCAGTAGGTGGGAGAAATTACTTGTGCAACATTCTGGAAGTTGGAAGTTGTGGAAAGAATTTTTGCAAGTTGTTCAGGGAGAATTCTCTAgatttaagattcctgaaatgAGGAGAATATATGCCAATGCAATCAGAGCTTTATCTGCTACACGTGGCAAGCAGCATAGGCAG GCTTATGGAGGTACAATTGCACTCTCACATGATAGTGCTGTCATTCAGCAAGAACTGAATCTAGTTGATTTATTCGTAAATCTATGCCGATTTGAGTGGCAAGCTGGCTATCAAGAGTTGGCCACAGCTTTATTCCAGGCTGAAATTGAATATTGTTTGTTCTGTCCTTCTTTACTTCTTTCAGAGCAGAGTAAATTAAgactttttgaatatttttgggATAGTAATGGTTCTAGAGTTGGAGAAGATGGGGCTTTGGGCTGGTCAACCTGGCTTGAGAAAACGGAAGAACAGAAGCAGAAAGTTGTTAATGAAGAGTCAGATGAAATCGATGAAGGTGGTTGGACTGGTTGGTCAGAACCATTATTGAAAACTAAAGAAGTTGATGTAAATCAAGAGAAAATAGACGAGAATATTGCAGAAGTCGAGGAATCTGATGAACTTGGGGAGGGTGAAGTAGAGCCAGAAAAGGATGCTGCCACTTTGCTGAAAATGCTGGGAATTGATGCTGATGCAGATGCCAGTGATGAGGTAAAAAATGCTGCAACTTGGATTAGATGGTCGCAAGAAGAGATATTAAGAGATACTGATCAATGGATGCCTCTTCATCCAAAAACTG CAGCGGGTGATACCCATGGTGATGGAATAACAGATGGGGAAATTGATGAACACTTTTCAAGGGTAATATTATTTGAAGATATTAGTGATTACATGTTCTCCTTGACCTCAGAGGAAGCTCGTCTGTCTTTATTATACcaatttatagatttttatgGTGGGAAGATATCTCAATG GACCTCGACAAACAGTTCAGCTTGGGGTGAGAAAATTCTCAGCTTAGAGGTTCTACCGGACATAATTTTGGATAAGTTGAGGAGAGTTCATGAAGTTTTAACTAAAGCAAAAAGCACTCCAATGAGTTTAAGCTTGGAATGTTTATTGGATGGCTCTGGAGATACTTCCATGAGGACTAATATGATGAAATTTCTTCGTAATGCCACCTTACTTTGTTTGAGTGCATTTCCGAAAAATCACCTATTGCAAGAAGCCGTACTAGTTGCTGATGAGCTATCAAATACAAGAATGGGTACTTTATCCAGTTCGGTGACTCCGTGTCGAGCTTTAGCAAAGACCCTACTAAAGAAAAATCGTCAG GATGTGCTCCTGTGCGGAGTTTATGCTCGCAGGGAGGCCGTTTTTGGAAATATTGATCATGCAAGAAAGGTCTTTGACATGGCATTATCTTCTAGCGAAATGGTGCAACCT GATTGCCTGTCAaatacatttttaatatatctgtGGTATGCTGAGGTTGAACTTGCAAACAATTCTGGTAGCAACTCAGAATCAGGAGTACGAGCAATGCACATATTATATAGCTTTGGAAGTGGGGTGAAATACATTCCTTTTACATGTCAGCCATCAAGTTTGCAACAGTTGAGAGCACGCCAAGGATTTAGGGAAAGAATTCGGACAATACGGGCAATGGGGGCGCATGTTGTCACAGATGATCGGTTTACAGCCTTGTTATGTTCAGCTGCTTTATTTGAAGAATTGACTGCTGGATGGACAGCAGCTAGTGAAGTTTATGATCAAGCCTTTTCCATGGTGCTTCCCA AAAAGAGCAGGCGTTGA
- the LOC108214799 gene encoding uncharacterized protein LOC108214799 isoform X4, protein MEDKPSSSSLFPVFTAPPPPTTTTTTTKQPPQWLSNTSFTTDISLINDAVSSHYATTTSLPIEHDDDDLESDEDNKHNQRPQYELVDSPASDYSSSEENKNLKKKKRKRKKQQSGVADADYKYGPSGRKSDKAWANSSSDKDYFFDSRGDRDNLAFGCIYRMDVARYKPHSSTFGNASHAKYHRNPKRRDFDADDDIDVLDSKLKSVGRYWSARYNAVERHKNFKRMRITAPEKCAMTFDNFIPLSDDTFCERSDGRTISKASVIEESWEDVVLRKTREFNKLTREYPHNEKGWLDFADFQDKVASMQPQKGARLQTLEKKVSILEKAVEVNPDNEDLLVCLLNAYRRRDSTDVLISRWEKLLVQHSGSWKLWKEFLQVVQGEFSRFKIPEMRRIYANAIRALSATRGKQHRQAYGGTIALSHDSAVIQQELNLVDLFVNLCRFEWQAGYQELATALFQAEIEYCLFCPSLLLSEQSKLRLFEYFWDSNGSRVGEDGALGWSTWLEKTEEQKQKVVNEESDEIDEGGWTGWSEPLLKTKEVDVNQEKIDENIAEVEESDELGEGEVEPEKDAATLLKMLGIDADADASDEVKNAATWIRWSQEEILRDTDQWMPLHPKTAAGDTHGDGITDGEIDEHFSRVILFEDISDYMFSLTSEEARLSLLYQFIDFYGGKISQWTSTNSSAWGEKILSLEVLPDIILDKLRRVHEVLTKAKSTPMSLSLECLLDGSGDTSMRTNMMKFLRNATLLCLSAFPKNHLLQEAVLVADELSNTRMGTLSSSVTPCRALAKTLLKKNRQDVLLCGVYARREAVFGNIDHARKVFDMALSSSEMVQPDCLSNTFLIYLWYAEVELANNSGSNSESGVRAMHILYSFGSGVKYIPFTCQPSSLQQLRARQGFRERIRTIRAMGAHVVTDDRFTALLCSAALFEELTAGWTAASEVYDQAFSMVLPRSTYT, encoded by the exons ATGGAAGACAAACCCTCATCTTCTTCTTTATTCCCCGTATTCACCGCACCGCCCCctcccaccaccaccaccaccaccacaaaACAACCGCCGCAATGGCTTTCCAACACCAGCTTCACCACCGACATCTCCCTCATCAACGACGCCGTTTCTTCTCACTATGCCACCACAACTTCTCTCCCAATCGAACACGACGATGATGACCTCGAGAGCGATGAAGATAACAAACACAATCAGCGTCCACAGTACGAACTGGTGGACTCTCCCGCATCGGATTATAGCTCTTCCGAGGAGAATAagaatctgaagaagaagaaaaggaaacgGAAGAAGCAGCAATCTGGTGTGGCGGATGCGGATTATAAGTACGGACCTTCGGGGAGGAAGTCGGACAAGGCGTGGGCGAATTCGAGTAGTGATAAGGACTATTTCTTTGATTCTCGTGGCGATCGCGATAATTTAGCTTTCGGTTGTATCTACAG AATGGACGTTGCACGCTACAAACCTCACTCATCTACTTTTGGTAATGCAAGTCATGCAAAGTATCACCGGAATCCAAAAAGAAGGGACTTCGATGCAGACGATGATATAGATGTCTTGGATAGCAAACTTAAATCTGTAGGTCGTTATTGGTCTGCAAGGTACAATGCAGTAGAACGGCATAAGAATTTCAAGCGAATGCGCATAACTGCACCTGAAAAGTGTGCGATGACTTTCGATAATTTCATTCCATTGTCAGATGATACTTTTTGTGAACGTTCAGATGGTAGAACAATATCAAAAGCATCAGTAATTGAGGAGTCCTGGGAAGATGTTGTTTTACGCAAAACAAGGGAGTTCAATAAATTGACAAGAGAATATCCTCACAATGAGAAGGGTTGGCTGGATTTTGCAGATTTCCAAGACAAAGTTGCAAGTATGCAACCTCAAAAAGGTGCTCGGTTGCAGACCCTTGAAAAAAAAGTTAGTATACTGGAGAAGGCAGTTGAGGTTAATCCGGATAATGAAGATCTGCTGGTTTGTCTTTTAAATGCATATCGTAGAAGAGATAGCACTGATGTTTTAATCAGTAGGTGGGAGAAATTACTTGTGCAACATTCTGGAAGTTGGAAGTTGTGGAAAGAATTTTTGCAAGTTGTTCAGGGAGAATTCTCTAgatttaagattcctgaaatgAGGAGAATATATGCCAATGCAATCAGAGCTTTATCTGCTACACGTGGCAAGCAGCATAGGCAG GCTTATGGAGGTACAATTGCACTCTCACATGATAGTGCTGTCATTCAGCAAGAACTGAATCTAGTTGATTTATTCGTAAATCTATGCCGATTTGAGTGGCAAGCTGGCTATCAAGAGTTGGCCACAGCTTTATTCCAGGCTGAAATTGAATATTGTTTGTTCTGTCCTTCTTTACTTCTTTCAGAGCAGAGTAAATTAAgactttttgaatatttttgggATAGTAATGGTTCTAGAGTTGGAGAAGATGGGGCTTTGGGCTGGTCAACCTGGCTTGAGAAAACGGAAGAACAGAAGCAGAAAGTTGTTAATGAAGAGTCAGATGAAATCGATGAAGGTGGTTGGACTGGTTGGTCAGAACCATTATTGAAAACTAAAGAAGTTGATGTAAATCAAGAGAAAATAGACGAGAATATTGCAGAAGTCGAGGAATCTGATGAACTTGGGGAGGGTGAAGTAGAGCCAGAAAAGGATGCTGCCACTTTGCTGAAAATGCTGGGAATTGATGCTGATGCAGATGCCAGTGATGAGGTAAAAAATGCTGCAACTTGGATTAGATGGTCGCAAGAAGAGATATTAAGAGATACTGATCAATGGATGCCTCTTCATCCAAAAACTG CAGCGGGTGATACCCATGGTGATGGAATAACAGATGGGGAAATTGATGAACACTTTTCAAGGGTAATATTATTTGAAGATATTAGTGATTACATGTTCTCCTTGACCTCAGAGGAAGCTCGTCTGTCTTTATTATACcaatttatagatttttatgGTGGGAAGATATCTCAATG GACCTCGACAAACAGTTCAGCTTGGGGTGAGAAAATTCTCAGCTTAGAGGTTCTACCGGACATAATTTTGGATAAGTTGAGGAGAGTTCATGAAGTTTTAACTAAAGCAAAAAGCACTCCAATGAGTTTAAGCTTGGAATGTTTATTGGATGGCTCTGGAGATACTTCCATGAGGACTAATATGATGAAATTTCTTCGTAATGCCACCTTACTTTGTTTGAGTGCATTTCCGAAAAATCACCTATTGCAAGAAGCCGTACTAGTTGCTGATGAGCTATCAAATACAAGAATGGGTACTTTATCCAGTTCGGTGACTCCGTGTCGAGCTTTAGCAAAGACCCTACTAAAGAAAAATCGTCAG GATGTGCTCCTGTGCGGAGTTTATGCTCGCAGGGAGGCCGTTTTTGGAAATATTGATCATGCAAGAAAGGTCTTTGACATGGCATTATCTTCTAGCGAAATGGTGCAACCT GATTGCCTGTCAaatacatttttaatatatctgtGGTATGCTGAGGTTGAACTTGCAAACAATTCTGGTAGCAACTCAGAATCAGGAGTACGAGCAATGCACATATTATATAGCTTTGGAAGTGGGGTGAAATACATTCCTTTTACATGTCAGCCATCAAGTTTGCAACAGTTGAGAGCACGCCAAGGATTTAGGGAAAGAATTCGGACAATACGGGCAATGGGGGCGCATGTTGTCACAGATGATCGGTTTACAGCCTTGTTATGTTCAGCTGCTTTATTTGAAGAATTGACTGCTGGATGGACAGCAGCTAGTGAAGTTTATGATCAAGCCTTTTCCATGGTGCTTCCCA ggtctacatacacgtag
- the LOC108214799 gene encoding uncharacterized protein LOC108214799 isoform X1 — protein MEDKPSSSSLFPVFTAPPPPTTTTTTTKQPPQWLSNTSFTTDISLINDAVSSHYATTTSLPIEHDDDDLESDEDNKHNQRPQYELVDSPASDYSSSEENKNLKKKKRKRKKQQSGVADADYKYGPSGRKSDKAWANSSSDKDYFFDSRGDRDNLAFGCIYRMDVARYKPHSSTFGNASHAKYHRNPKRRDFDADDDIDVLDSKLKSVGRYWSARYNAVERHKNFKRMRITAPEKCAMTFDNFIPLSDDTFCERSDGRTISKASVIEESWEDVVLRKTREFNKLTREYPHNEKGWLDFADFQDKVASMQPQKGARLQTLEKKVSILEKAVEVNPDNEDLLVCLLNAYRRRDSTDVLISRWEKLLVQHSGSWKLWKEFLQVVQGEFSRFKIPEMRRIYANAIRALSATRGKQHRQAYGGTIALSHDSAVIQQELNLVDLFVNLCRFEWQAGYQELATALFQAEIEYCLFCPSLLLSEQSKLRLFEYFWDSNGSRVGEDGALGWSTWLEKTEEQKQKVVNEESDEIDEGGWTGWSEPLLKTKEVDVNQEKIDENIAEVEESDELGEGEVEPEKDAATLLKMLGIDADADASDEVKNAATWIRWSQEEILRDTDQWMPLHPKTAAGDTHGDGITDGEIDEHFSRVILFEDISDYMFSLTSEEARLSLLYQFIDFYGGKISQWTSTNSSAWGEKILSLEVLPDIILDKLRRVHEVLTKAKSTPMSLSLECLLDGSGDTSMRTNMMKFLRNATLLCLSAFPKNHLLQEAVLVADELSNTRMGTLSSSVTPCRALAKTLLKKNRQDVLLCGVYARREAVFGNIDHARKVFDMALSSSEMVQPDCLSNTFLIYLWYAEVELANNSGSNSESGVRAMHILYSFGSGVKYIPFTCQPSSLQQLRARQGFRERIRTIRAMGAHVVTDDRFTALLCSAALFEELTAGWTAASEVYDQAFSMVLPKRRTHSYQFEMLFNYYVRMLRKHHQQSQLGTVWGKVIQGLHLYSLSPELYSVFVEIGHLHTTPSKMRWILDDSCQKKPSVIVWLYALSFEISRGSSYHRVHGLFERALASDNTRNSVILWRCYISYEMNVACDPAAARRVYFRAIHACPWSKKLWLDGFLKLNSILTAKELSDLQEVMRDKELNLRTDIYEILLQDEL, from the exons ATGGAAGACAAACCCTCATCTTCTTCTTTATTCCCCGTATTCACCGCACCGCCCCctcccaccaccaccaccaccaccacaaaACAACCGCCGCAATGGCTTTCCAACACCAGCTTCACCACCGACATCTCCCTCATCAACGACGCCGTTTCTTCTCACTATGCCACCACAACTTCTCTCCCAATCGAACACGACGATGATGACCTCGAGAGCGATGAAGATAACAAACACAATCAGCGTCCACAGTACGAACTGGTGGACTCTCCCGCATCGGATTATAGCTCTTCCGAGGAGAATAagaatctgaagaagaagaaaaggaaacgGAAGAAGCAGCAATCTGGTGTGGCGGATGCGGATTATAAGTACGGACCTTCGGGGAGGAAGTCGGACAAGGCGTGGGCGAATTCGAGTAGTGATAAGGACTATTTCTTTGATTCTCGTGGCGATCGCGATAATTTAGCTTTCGGTTGTATCTACAG AATGGACGTTGCACGCTACAAACCTCACTCATCTACTTTTGGTAATGCAAGTCATGCAAAGTATCACCGGAATCCAAAAAGAAGGGACTTCGATGCAGACGATGATATAGATGTCTTGGATAGCAAACTTAAATCTGTAGGTCGTTATTGGTCTGCAAGGTACAATGCAGTAGAACGGCATAAGAATTTCAAGCGAATGCGCATAACTGCACCTGAAAAGTGTGCGATGACTTTCGATAATTTCATTCCATTGTCAGATGATACTTTTTGTGAACGTTCAGATGGTAGAACAATATCAAAAGCATCAGTAATTGAGGAGTCCTGGGAAGATGTTGTTTTACGCAAAACAAGGGAGTTCAATAAATTGACAAGAGAATATCCTCACAATGAGAAGGGTTGGCTGGATTTTGCAGATTTCCAAGACAAAGTTGCAAGTATGCAACCTCAAAAAGGTGCTCGGTTGCAGACCCTTGAAAAAAAAGTTAGTATACTGGAGAAGGCAGTTGAGGTTAATCCGGATAATGAAGATCTGCTGGTTTGTCTTTTAAATGCATATCGTAGAAGAGATAGCACTGATGTTTTAATCAGTAGGTGGGAGAAATTACTTGTGCAACATTCTGGAAGTTGGAAGTTGTGGAAAGAATTTTTGCAAGTTGTTCAGGGAGAATTCTCTAgatttaagattcctgaaatgAGGAGAATATATGCCAATGCAATCAGAGCTTTATCTGCTACACGTGGCAAGCAGCATAGGCAG GCTTATGGAGGTACAATTGCACTCTCACATGATAGTGCTGTCATTCAGCAAGAACTGAATCTAGTTGATTTATTCGTAAATCTATGCCGATTTGAGTGGCAAGCTGGCTATCAAGAGTTGGCCACAGCTTTATTCCAGGCTGAAATTGAATATTGTTTGTTCTGTCCTTCTTTACTTCTTTCAGAGCAGAGTAAATTAAgactttttgaatatttttgggATAGTAATGGTTCTAGAGTTGGAGAAGATGGGGCTTTGGGCTGGTCAACCTGGCTTGAGAAAACGGAAGAACAGAAGCAGAAAGTTGTTAATGAAGAGTCAGATGAAATCGATGAAGGTGGTTGGACTGGTTGGTCAGAACCATTATTGAAAACTAAAGAAGTTGATGTAAATCAAGAGAAAATAGACGAGAATATTGCAGAAGTCGAGGAATCTGATGAACTTGGGGAGGGTGAAGTAGAGCCAGAAAAGGATGCTGCCACTTTGCTGAAAATGCTGGGAATTGATGCTGATGCAGATGCCAGTGATGAGGTAAAAAATGCTGCAACTTGGATTAGATGGTCGCAAGAAGAGATATTAAGAGATACTGATCAATGGATGCCTCTTCATCCAAAAACTG CAGCGGGTGATACCCATGGTGATGGAATAACAGATGGGGAAATTGATGAACACTTTTCAAGGGTAATATTATTTGAAGATATTAGTGATTACATGTTCTCCTTGACCTCAGAGGAAGCTCGTCTGTCTTTATTATACcaatttatagatttttatgGTGGGAAGATATCTCAATG GACCTCGACAAACAGTTCAGCTTGGGGTGAGAAAATTCTCAGCTTAGAGGTTCTACCGGACATAATTTTGGATAAGTTGAGGAGAGTTCATGAAGTTTTAACTAAAGCAAAAAGCACTCCAATGAGTTTAAGCTTGGAATGTTTATTGGATGGCTCTGGAGATACTTCCATGAGGACTAATATGATGAAATTTCTTCGTAATGCCACCTTACTTTGTTTGAGTGCATTTCCGAAAAATCACCTATTGCAAGAAGCCGTACTAGTTGCTGATGAGCTATCAAATACAAGAATGGGTACTTTATCCAGTTCGGTGACTCCGTGTCGAGCTTTAGCAAAGACCCTACTAAAGAAAAATCGTCAG GATGTGCTCCTGTGCGGAGTTTATGCTCGCAGGGAGGCCGTTTTTGGAAATATTGATCATGCAAGAAAGGTCTTTGACATGGCATTATCTTCTAGCGAAATGGTGCAACCT GATTGCCTGTCAaatacatttttaatatatctgtGGTATGCTGAGGTTGAACTTGCAAACAATTCTGGTAGCAACTCAGAATCAGGAGTACGAGCAATGCACATATTATATAGCTTTGGAAGTGGGGTGAAATACATTCCTTTTACATGTCAGCCATCAAGTTTGCAACAGTTGAGAGCACGCCAAGGATTTAGGGAAAGAATTCGGACAATACGGGCAATGGGGGCGCATGTTGTCACAGATGATCGGTTTACAGCCTTGTTATGTTCAGCTGCTTTATTTGAAGAATTGACTGCTGGATGGACAGCAGCTAGTGAAGTTTATGATCAAGCCTTTTCCATGGTGCTTCCCA AAAGAAGAACTCACAGTTATCAGTTCGAAATGTTGTTCAACTACTACGTAAGGATGCTGCGGAAACATCATCAGCAATCTCAATTAGGAACTGTCTGGGGAAAAGTTATACAAGGATTGCACTTATATTCTCTCAGCCCAGAACTCTACAGTGTTTTTGTTGAAATAGGCCATCTTCATACCACACCCAGTAAAATGCGATGGATATTAGATGACAGCTGTCAGAA GAAGCCATCCGTGATAGTTTGGCTATATGCACTGTCATTTGAAATAAGTAGAGGAAGTTCCTATCATCGTGTGCATGGCCTGTTTGAGAGGGCACTGGCAAGTGACAACACGCGTAACTCAGTAATACTGTGGCGCTGTTATATATCATATGAGATGAATGTTGCATGTGATCCTGCTGCAGCTAGGAGAGTTTACTTTCGAGCTATCCATGCATGCCCATG GTCGAAAAAGCTATGGCTTGATGGCTTTCTCAAATTGAACTCCATTCTGACGGCAAAAGAGCTGTCAGATCTGCAGGAAGTAATGCGTGACAAGGAATTAAATCTGAGGACGGACATATATGAGATCCTATTACAGGACGAGCTCTAG